A genomic region of Sander lucioperca isolate FBNREF2018 chromosome 6, SLUC_FBN_1.2, whole genome shotgun sequence contains the following coding sequences:
- the LOC116051143 gene encoding uncharacterized protein LOC116051143: MKQLYRGPFQRNSDIVKEARFQYVQRIMELEAEGAHHKFIFVDEAGFNLCKVRRRGRNIIGQRAAVTVPGQRGANITMCAAISNDGVLCHIPTIGPYNTERLITFLDSLKEILIPPEERGLLRPGMTLYVIIWDNVAFHHSRLVNEWFAAQPHIMMHFLPAYSPFLNPIEEFFSAWRWKVYDHRPYEQMPLLEAMNAGCLATGAEDCQGWMRHARRYFPRCIARENIQCDVDENLWHNRQERMD; this comes from the exons ATGAAGCAGCTGTACCGAGGTCCATTTCAAAGAAACTCTGACATCGTAAAGGAGGCACGATTCCAGTATGTGCAG aGAATAATGGAGCTTGAAGCTGAAGGGGCACATCACAAATTCATTTTTGTGGATGAAGCCGGCTTCAACCTCTGTAAAGTGAGGAGACGCGGGAGGAACATCATTGGGCAGAGGGCCGCTGTCACAGTGCCAGGTCAGAGGGGTGCCAATATCACCATGTGTGCTGCCATCTCCAATGATGGGGTCCTTTGCCACATACCAACCATTGGCCCATACAATACAGAACGCCTCATCACATTTCTTGATTCATTGAAAGAAATACTGATTCCACCCGAAGAGAGAGGGCTGTTGAGGCCTGGCATGACTCTGTATGTCATAATTTGGGACAATGTGGCTTTCCATCACTCTCGCCTTGTGAACGAATGGTTTGCAGCACAGCCTCATATTATGATGCACTTCCTTCCTGCATACTCCCCTTTTCTGAACCCAATCGAGGAGTTCTTCTCTGCTTGGAGGTGGAAGGTGTATGATCACCGGCCATATGAGCAGATGCCCCTCCTGGAGGCAATgaatgctggttgcctggcaacaggTGCAGAGGACTGCCAGGGATGGATGCGCCACGCAAGGAGGTATTTCCCTCGGTGCATTGCAAGGGAAAACATTCAATGCGATGTTGATGAGAACCTGTGGCATAATCGTCAAGAACGAATGGACTAA